From the genome of Rana temporaria chromosome 8, aRanTem1.1, whole genome shotgun sequence:
ggagatactgtacatcatatgaaaggtccatctccattcctcaatataacgtcatgttcccaacaaatgaggaggagatactgtacaccatatgaaaggcccATCtcaattcctcaatataacggcatgttcccaacaaatgaggaggagatactgagattgcaggcttggctggcttggatcaggtttggtctccacccagagactggccacattaatcaccttacaggtggacagacagacatggagaaggccatatgaaaggtccatctccattcctcaatataacgtcatgttcccaacaaatgaggaggtgTTTTTGATTGCTAGAACACCATATACAGTATGAttatgtaataaaaattgtaaaaaaattattaatacacacaaataaaaatgtattttccgtAGGTGGACATTATGTCTGCAGTACATCGGAGAGACGTTGTATTCCATCTCAGAATTATAAAACAAAAGATGCTCCAAAAGCAAATCCTTCGAATAAAAAGATACGTCGCTCACGTTCCCATGTGAAGAGATCAATCTCTAAACCCAAGAAATCTTCTGATAAATTGAATTCTGTTACTCGAGATATTCGCCCGAATTCTCACAGTGCGGTTAGTTCAACAGCTACACCTTCCCCCAAGAAATCGTCTTCAAGCCAAGTCTACGCAGGCGAACGATCATTTGTATGTTCAGTGTGTGGGGAATCGTTCAGTGAGAACAGGGCACTTTTCGCACACAAGCGAAATCACGAGAGTGAGCGCCCCTATTTGTGCCCAGAGTGCGGGAGAGGCTTCACTCAGATAGGATTCCTTCttatacaccagagaattcacacagaaaGATGTCCTTTGccgtgttcagagtgtgggaaatctttcatCAACAAAGAAGACCTTGGTAAACATCTAGAAGATCACAAGTGTGAACGCACtttctcatgttcagagtgcgggaaatctttcatcaACAAAGAAGACCTTGGTAAACATCTAGAAGATCACAAGTGTGAACGCACtttctcatgttcagagtgtgggaaatgtttcaccAACAAAGAAGACATCCATACACACCTAGAAGGTCACAAGAGCCAACGTTCTTtctcgtgttcagagtgcgggaaatgtttcaccaGCAAAGAAGACCTTCATAAACATCTTGAAGATCACAAAGAGGAGCGTCCTTTCTCCTGCCCAGAGTGTGGAAAAGGTTTCGCCAACAAAGGAAACCTCCGTAAACATCTGAAAATTCACAAGGGTGAGCTTCCTTTgctatgttcagagtgcgggaaacgttTCCCTCGAAAATCGAAACTTCTTTCGCACCAGAgagttcacacaggtgagcgtccttattcatgttcagagtgcggggaaTCTTTCAGTCACAAAATAAGCCTGAATTATCACCAGAAATTGCACACGGGGGAACTCCCCTTCtcgtgttcagagtgtgggaaacgtTTTTTGCGAAAAGAAAAGCTGATTTCGCACCAGAGGCTTCACACAGGCGAGCGTCCTTATgtgtgttcagagtgcgggaaaggtttcaaTGGGAAAGACAACCTTCTTAggcaccagagaagtcacacgggtgagcgtccttatgcatgttctgagtgcgggagatGTTTTAGTGAGAAAGGAAACCTTCttatacaccagagaattcacactggcGAGCGTCCGTTCTCATGTTCagtgtgtgggaaatgttttactaTAAAACAACACTTTgttaaacaccagagaattcacacagaggtgtaacttttttttatcctcagagtgcgggaaatgttgcACTGGCACTgttgcagaccagtcaagttcctccaccccaaactcgctcatccatgtctttatggaccttgctttctgcactggtccaaatcatttggtggaggggggattatggtgtggggttgttttttaagggttgggcttggcctcctagttccagtgaagggaactcttaaggcatcagctcacaactttgtggaaacagtttggggatggccccttcctgttccaacatgactgcccaccagtgcacaaagcaaggtccataaagacatgaatgagtgagtttgggaggaggaacttgaccggcctgcacagagtcctgacctcaaccctatagttatgttggaacaggaaggggccatccccaaactgttctcacaaagttggagcttcaaattgtccaaaatgtcttgatttGCTGACGCCCTAAGTGTGTCCTTCACTGGAACGGAGGGGCCAAgccaaacccctgaaaaacaaccccacaccataatccccccccccctccaccaaatgatttggaccagtgcacaaagcaaggtccataaagacacggaagagcaagtttggggtggaggaacttgactggcctgcacagagtcctgacctcaacccgatagtcatgttggaacaggacaggggccattcccaaactgtttACACAAAGTTGGAGCTTCAAATTGTacgaaatgtcttggtatgctgatcttttgaagcctcgtacacacgatcggatatctgatggaatctaatccgatttttccatcggatatccgatgaacctgactttcatcagtcttgtctacacaccatcggtcaaaaatccgaccgtgtccaaacgcggtgacgtaaaacactacgacgagccgggaaaaatgacgttcgatgcttccgagcatgcgtcgacttaattctgagcatgcgtggatttttctgcgatggagttccatacaggcgatcggatttttctattgtttttttatccataggaaaaatttaaaacatgttctattttttttcactgatggaaattcaaaccgatggggcccacacacgattggtttgtccgatgaaaacagtctgttttcatcggacaaaccgatcgtgtgtacagggctttaatgttcccttcactggaactaaggggccaagcccaacccctgaaaaaaaccccacatcataatccccccttcaccaaatgatttgggttgtgcaggccagtcaagttccctccaccccaaactcgctcatccatgtcttcatggactttgctttgtgcactggtccaaatcatttggtggaggggggattatggtgtgggcttGGCtcctcaggggttgggtttggctccttagttccagtgaagggaactcttaaggcgtcagcataccaagacattttggacaatttcatgctcccaactttgtgggaagagtttggggacggccccttcctgtcccaacatgactgcccaccagtgcacaaagcaaggtccataaagacatggaggagaaagtttggggtggaggaacttgactggcctgtgaagagtcctgacctcaacccaaatcatttgatggagggaggattatgatgtgtttttttttctgtttgttttttcaggggttgggcttggccccttagttctagtggagggaactcttaaggcgtcagcattctGACCTCAATCCGATAAAACTTTGGAATGAAttcgagcggagactgcaagccaggccttctcatccaacatcagtgcctgacctcacacatgcgcttctggaagaatggtcatagacaccctcctaaaccttgtggacggccttcccagaagagttgaagctgttatagctgcaaagggcggagccaactcaagatggaaccctacggactaagactgggatgccattaaagtttacgtATGGCCggcgtcccaaaacttttggAAAAACAGAGTgtatttccttggggggggggaagaccagagaattcacacaagaTTATGTACTCATTATCAAAATGTTTCATTATCAAAGGAAATCTTCGTAAACATCTGACAGTTCACATGCACAAACTTTATTTTCTCGTGTTCAGAGGAAGCAAAACTTTTAATACCAGAGAAGTTGTGCATTCgagtgttcagagtgcgggaaacctttacagacatcagacaaCACGTGCCTGTTAAACATGGTGAGACAGTGTGCTAGGAATGTGTTCTCTCTTTCTGAAGGACACAGATTGGATCCGTAACATATTCTCCAATGGACGTCTTCTCTACCATTACTTCAGGCTGTCCAACCATTGTGGTCTGCAAAATTTCCGTGGAGGAATAAGCCGATCTCatgctatatttttttctgtaaataaacAATTGTGACGatcaaataaaatgttttggtATTTTATTGAATAAATGTGTCAATGTATTCCAGCAAAGTCAAAGTACGAAAGCTCCATATACAATCTGAAACCTACAAAAGCCAATCAGAATTGGTCTGAACAGGGAAGGACTGGCCATCGGGGCTATCGGGAGATTTCATCGCCGACAGCTGGTGCTTGGCGGTTAGATCGAGatttagccagcatgcagagtagcgcaggaagcgtgtgtaataagttcagtgccccccccctgcggcccctcctctcttctcgtccatccccatttgcttgtgacatcatctgggatggacgagaagagaggagggg
Proteins encoded in this window:
- the LOC120910162 gene encoding gastrula zinc finger protein XlCGF8.2DB-like, with product MLLSGDQQSMEEGEINMKSEQEESSLYIDTSGHYVCSTSERRCIPSQNYKTKDAPKANPSNKKIRRSRSHVKRSISKPKKSSDKLNSVTRDIRPNSHSAVSSTATPSPKKSSSSQVYAGERSFVCSVCGESFSENRALFAHKRNHESERPYLCPECGRGFTQIGFLLIHQRIHTERCPLPCSECGKSFINKEDLGKHLEDHKCERTFSCSECGKSFINKEDLGKHLEDHKCERTFSCSECGKCFTNKEDIHTHLEGHKSQRSFSCSECGKCFTSKEDLHKHLEDHKEERPFSCPECGKGFANKGNLRKHLKIHKGVGLGPLVLVEGTLKASAF